A stretch of DNA from Phycisphaerales bacterium AB-hyl4:
GGTCGAAGAAGGCCAGGCCGCCGAGACGACGCTCGATTACGTCGAAGGCATGCAGTTCGACAAGGGATACCTCTCTCCCTACTTCATGACCGACCCCGGCTCGCAGGAAGCGGTGCTCGAAGACGCGCTGATTCTCATCCACGAGAAGAAGATCAGCAACCTGCCCGACCTCCTGCCGCTGCTGAATAAGGTCGCGATGGCGCAGAAGCCGTTGCTCATCATCGCGGAAGATGTTGAGAACGAAGCGTTGGCGGCATTGGTCGTCAACCGGCTGCGCGGTGTACTCAAGGTGGCCGCGGTCAAGGCGCCGGGCTTCGGCGATCGACGCAAGGCCATGCTCGGCGATATCGCCACCCTCACCGGCGGCACGTTCGTCAGTGAAGACCTCGGCGAAAACCTCGAAACACTCGAGCTTGACGCGCTGGGCACCGCCAAGAAGGTTGTGATCGACAAGGACTCGACCACGATCATCGAAGGCGCGGGCAAGAAGAAAGAAATCAATCAGCGGATTGACCAGATCCGTGCCCAGATTGAAAAGACCACCAGCGACTACGATCGCGAGAAGCTTCAGGAACGCCTGGCCAAGCTCACCGGCGGCGTGGCGATCGTGCACGTCGGCGCGGCGACCGAGACGGCCATGAAAGAACGCAAGGATCGCGTCGACGACGCCCTGCACGCAACCAAGGCCGCAGCGCAGGAAGGCTACGTGCCCGGCGGCGGCGTGGCGTTCATCCGTGCGATCGAGGCGGTCGACAAGGCCCGCGGCAAGGCTCGGGGCGATGAAAAGCTCGGCTACGACATCGTCGCAGCAGCGCTCGAAGCCCCGCTTCGCCAGATCGTGGACAATAGCGGTGCCGATGGCTACATCGTCGTCGAAGAAGTCAAGAACAAGAAGGGCAACCACGGCTACAACGCCGCGACCGGTGAATACGGCGACCTGGTCAAGCTCGGCATCATCGACCCGGCGCTTGTCGCTCGCACCGCACTACAGAACGGTGCGTCCGTCGCGGGCCTGATGCTTACGACCAACGTGCTCATCACCGAGTTCGACGACGACGAAGAACTCATTGAAGGCGCGGTTTCGTAACCCACGGGTTCCGACACTGGTAACATCCTCGAAGCCCGCGGGTGACAATCCGTGGGCTTCTTTCACGAAGAGGTCGGGGCTCGCGATTCGCGTTTCTGGCCTCGAACCTGAAACGCGACACCGATCCCCGAAATTTGAGACCCGACTTCATGGCGACGACGCGAGACTATTACGAAATCCTCGGCATCGAGCGAAGCGCCAGCGCGGACCAGATCAAGCGCGCGTATCGCAAGCTCGCGATGAAGTATCACCCTGACCGCAACCCCGGCGATGCGGAGGCCGAGGCGAAGTTCAAGGAAGCGGCCGAGGCGTATGAAATTCTCGCCGACGCGGACAAGCGTCAGCGCTACGACCGCTACGGCCATGCCGGGCTGCGCGGCACGAGCGCCCACGACTTCAGCCACATGGACGCCGGCGACATCTTCTCGATGTTCGAAGATATCTTCGGCGGCGCGGCCGGCGGCATGGGCGGTCGCGGCGGTGCGCGACGCAATCGGGCTCGACGCGGGTATGACCTGGAAACGCTTGTCGAAATCTCGCTCGAAGAAGTTCATGCCGGCGTTGAACGCGAAGTCGAATTCACCCGCCAGGATGCATGCGAAACCTGCGAAGGCTCGGGCGT
This window harbors:
- the groL gene encoding chaperonin GroEL (60 kDa chaperone family; promotes refolding of misfolded polypeptides especially under stressful conditions; forms two stacked rings of heptamers to form a barrel-shaped 14mer; ends can be capped by GroES; misfolded proteins enter the barrel where they are refolded when GroES binds), translated to MANKQMMFGSEAAVQLRKGLEQLASAVKVTMGPTGRNVVLQKSFGGPTVTKDGVTVAKEIELHEPFQNMGAKMVVEVAKKTNDKAGDGTTTATVLAEAIFIEGLKHVTAGGNAMAIQRGITAAAEAAGEAIQQLATKCKGKEDLKKVATISANSDVEIGELIASAIDKVGAEGVVEVEEGQAAETTLDYVEGMQFDKGYLSPYFMTDPGSQEAVLEDALILIHEKKISNLPDLLPLLNKVAMAQKPLLIIAEDVENEALAALVVNRLRGVLKVAAVKAPGFGDRRKAMLGDIATLTGGTFVSEDLGENLETLELDALGTAKKVVIDKDSTTIIEGAGKKKEINQRIDQIRAQIEKTTSDYDREKLQERLAKLTGGVAIVHVGAATETAMKERKDRVDDALHATKAAAQEGYVPGGGVAFIRAIEAVDKARGKARGDEKLGYDIVAAALEAPLRQIVDNSGADGYIVVEEVKNKKGNHGYNAATGEYGDLVKLGIIDPALVARTALQNGASVAGLMLTTNVLITEFDDDEELIEGAVS